A single window of Ovis canadensis isolate MfBH-ARS-UI-01 breed Bighorn chromosome 15, ARS-UI_OviCan_v2, whole genome shotgun sequence DNA harbors:
- the LOC138420525 gene encoding olfactory receptor 5P80-like, with product MGTGNYTTVTEFIILGLAEDTTVCAILFIVFLGIYLVTLMGNSSIIMLIRSSPQLHTPMYLFLCHLAFVDIGYSSSVTPVMLMGFLREGTSIRVAGCVAQLCSVVTFGTAECFLLAAMAYDRYVAICLPLLYSTHMSPRICILLVGASYLGGCVNAWTFTGYLLSLSFCGSNKVNHFFCDYSPLLKLSCSHDFTSEITPAISSGSIIVVTVFIIALSYIYILFSVLKMRSTEGRHKAFSTCTSHLTGVTLFYGTITFIYVMPKSSYSAEQNKVVSVFYTVIIPMLNPLIYSLRNKEVKEAMRKLMARTHW from the coding sequence ATGGGGACTGGAAACTACACAACTGTGACAGAGTTCATTATTTTGGGGTTAGCAGAGGATACTACAGTTTGTGCCATTTTATTCATTGTGTTTTTGGGAATCTATCTGGTCACCTTAATGGGTAATAGCAGCATAATCATGTTAATCAGAAGCAGCCCTCAGCTTCACACCCCAATGTACCTTTTCCTCTGCCATTTGGCCTTTGTGGACATTGGGTACTCCTCATCAGTCACACCTGTCATGCTCATGGGCTTCCTCAGGGAAGGAACTTCTATCCGTGTTGCTGGTTGTGTTGCTCAGCTCTGTTCTGTGGTCACATTTGGGACAGCTGAGTGCTTCCTGCTGGCtgccatggcctatgaccgctatgtggccatctgcttGCCCCTGCTCTACTCCACCCACATGTCCCCCAGAATCTGCATTCTCTTAGTGGGGGCTTCCTATCTAGGTGGGTGTGTGAATGCTTGGACATTTACTGGCTATTTGTTAAGCCTGTCCTTCTGTGGGTCAAATAAAGTCAATCACTTTTTCTGTGATTATTCACCACTTTTGAAACTTTCTTGTTCTCATGATTTTACTTCTGAAATAACGCCAGCCATCTCTTCTGGCTCAATTATTGTAGTCACTGTGTTTATCATTGCTCTCTCTTACATCTACATCCTTTTCTCAGTCCTGAAGATGCGTTCCACTGAGGGGCGGCAcaaagccttctccacctgcaCGTCCCACCTCACAGGAGTTACTCTGTTCTATGGGACCATCACATTCATTTATGTGATGCCCAAGTCCAGCTACTCAGCTGAACAAAACAAAGTGGTGTCTGTGTTCTACACAGTCATAATCCCCATGTTGAACCCCCTCATCTACAGTCTTAGAAACAAGGAGGTTAAAGAGGCCATGAGAAAATTAATGGCTAGAACACATTGGTAG
- the LOC138420576 gene encoding olfactory receptor 5P6-like, producing MDSLGHGNHTAMTGFILLGLTNDPVLRIILFTIILCIYLVTICGNLSTIILIRISSQLNHPMYFFLSHLAFADIGYSSSVTPNMLVNFLVETNTISYPGCAIQLGSVVFFGSSECFLLAAMAYDRFVAICSPLLYSTKMSTQVYVQLLTLAYAAGFLNACSFTICFYFLLFCGPNQVNHFFCDFAPLVELSCSDVSIPAVVPSFTAGSIIVVTVTVIAVSYVYILITILRMHSTEGRHKAFSTCTSHLTAVTLFYGTITFIYVMPKSSYSTDQNKVVSVFYMVVIPMLNPLIYSLRNNEIKGALKRELC from the coding sequence ATGGATTCCCTGGGGCATGGGAACCACACTGCAATGACAGGGTTCATTTTACTGGGCTTAACAAACGACCCAGTCCTTCGAATCATCCTCTTCACGATCATCCTCTGTATCTACCTGGTGACCATATGTGGGAATCTCAGCACAATCATTCTTATCAGAATCTCTTCTCAGCTCAATCAtcccatgtatttttttttgagCCACTTGGCCTTTGCTGACATAGGCTATTCATCTTCTGTTACACCCAATATGCTTGTAAACTTCCTGGTGGAGACAAATACCATCTCCTACCCTGGCTGTGCCATCCAGCTTGGTTCCGTTGTTTTCTTCGGGTCATCTGAGTGCTTCCTTCTGGCTGCCATGGCATATGATCGCTTTGTGGCAATTTGCAGCCCACTGCTTTATTCCACCAAAATGTCCACACAAGTTTATGTTCAGTTACTCACACTGGCTTATGCAGCTGGTTTTCTCAATGCTTGCTCTTTTACtatttgcttctattttttacttttctgtggACCAAATCAAGTCAATCATTTTTTCTGCGATTTTGCTCCTTTGGTTGAGCTCTCCTGTTCTGACGTCAGTATCCCTGCAGTTGTCCCCTCATTTACGGCTGGCTCCATCATTGTGGTCACAGTGACCGTCATAGCTGTATCCTACGTCTACATCCTCATCACCATCCTGAGGATGCACTCCACCGAGGGGCGCCAcaaggccttctccacctgcacGTCCCACCTCACAGCAGTCACTCTGTTCTATGGGACCATCACGTTCATTTACGTGATGCCCAAGTCCAGCTACTCAACTGACCAGAACAAGGTGGTGTCTGTGTTCTACATGGTGGTGATCCCCATGTTGAACCCCCTCATCTACAGCCTCAGGAACAATGAGATTAAGGGAGCTCTGAAGAGAGAGCTTTGTTAA